From Aspergillus fumigatus Af293 chromosome 3, whole genome shotgun sequence, a single genomic window includes:
- a CDS encoding dynactin subunit 5: protein MPPKQAKGEYIETDTGNKISRRSQIHGTQHIILGGKTVIQADAVIRGDLYRSSSSAPADGSGGGSTRPSQPSTPSVAITIGRYSYISRQAVLRPPSRLHRGVHTFYPLKIGDHVFVGERAVVEAAMVGNHVHIGREAVVGSMAILKDFAYVLDGAVVPAGMVVPSWCVVGGAPARIVGEVGEGYGVEGAEGGMARERYRMVGR, encoded by the exons ATGCCTCCCAAACAAGCCAAGGGCGAGTACATCGAAACT GACACCGGCAACAAAATCTCCCGCCGCTCCCAAATCCACGGAACGCAGCACATCATTCTAGGCGGCAAGACCGTCATCCAAGCAGACGCCGTCATCCGGGGAGACCTGTACCgttcctcatcctctgcccCCGCCGacggcagcggcggcggcagcaccCGCCCCTCACAACCCTCGACCCCCTCCGTGGCCATTACAATAGGCAGGTACAGCTACATCTCACGGCAGGCGGTGCTGAGGCCGCCGTCCCGCTTACACCGGGGAGTACACACGTTCTACCCGCTCAAGATCGGCGACCATGTGTTTGTCGGGGAgagggcggtggtggaggcggcgATGGTGGGCAACCATGTGCATATTGGGCGGGAGGCGGTAGTGGGGAGCATGGCTATCCTGAAGGACTTTGCGTATGTGCTTGATGGGGCCGTGGTGCCAGCTGGCATGGTGGTGCCGAGCTGGTGTGTTGTTGGCGGGGCGCCGGCGAGGATTGTCGGGGAGGTCGGGGAGGGGTATGGGGTTGAGGGGGCCGAGGGGGGGATGGCGAGGGAGAGGTATAGAATGGTTGGGAGGTag
- the ppoC gene encoding peroxidase/cytochrome P450 family protein — protein sequence MLRRFSSTFKKKGDRESKQNGTASSSSAAVANTNNNDNKRHSKISAARKSSSDDDRNEKKGNSVSPFEKYASVLHASRSPIPNQTGDGAYLEHEHTTSLLQDARHLGFKDFKTLKEVIESKLPGGQLIDDKTMLMERIIQLVSRLPHNSKHREELTNAFLTELWDSLPHPPLSYMGNDYAYRSADGSNNNPTLPRLGAANTLYARTIPPLIIQPGGLPDPGLVFDTLFARQTFKPHPNKVSSVFFYWASLIIHDIFQTDYKNPNMNKTSGYLDLSILYGDVQEEQNLIRTFKDGKLKPDSFSEPRLQAFPATCCVLMVMLNRFHNYAVEQLAAINENGRFTKPADNLSEEEAKKAWAKYDEDLFQTGRLITCGLYINITLYDYLRTIVNLNRTNSTWCLDPRAQMEGSHTAPSGLGNQCSVEFNLAYRWHSATSATDEKWTEDVYERLMGKPASEVSMTELLMGLGKYQAELPKDPSKRTFADLERQADGRFKDEDLVNLLVNAVEDVAGSFGARNVPKVLKNVEILGIIQSRKWNVGSLNEFRKFFGLKPYETFEEINSDPDVAESLRSLYDHPDFVELYPGIVAEEAKQPMVPGVGIAPTYTISRAVLSDAVALVRGDRFYTIDYNPRNLTNWGYSEVRYDLSINQGCIFYKLATRAFPNWFKPDSIYAHYPMTIPSENRKIMKDLGREIHYSWDRPQYTPPRVDLVSYSNAKLVAEQQNQFRAAWGDTVEFVFGKASKEFKLYQDSAFIQKHADVMSKLLNKEEWHRSVKEFYEDITAKLLEDKTRRFGGINQVDITNDVGNLTPVIFAANVFSLPLKSKENPRGIYTEHEMFKVLAALYNCLYFDIDKTKSYPLHHASQAVGEPLGKALEANVKALGGSSLLSGIFRSFRENKNALKEYGVHLTKQLLENGLGAHEIAWAQFLPTVIAMVPAQAQAFTQIVDFYLSKEGSKHLPAIQRLAKQDTKKSDEQLLHYCLEAVRLNDMSGLYRQSETTLAVTDEAVEVTIQPGDKVFVSFAKANRDASVFPDPAEVRLDRPMNSYINPTLGPHGFLSKETSHIALTAMLRAVGRLNNLRVAPGVQGQLKKIPQPGGYSAYLREDHGSYSIFPTTFRVQYDA from the exons ATGTTGCGGAGGTTCTCGTCGaccttcaagaagaagggggaTCGCGAGTCCAAGCAGAATGGCACTGCATCCAGCAGCAGTGCCGCCGtcgccaacaccaacaaTAACGACAACAAGCGTCACTCCAAAATCTCTGCGGCGCGCAAGTCATCGTCTGATGACGACCGtaatgagaagaagggcaaTTCCGTCTCTCCTTTTGAGAAATACGCATCCGTTCTCCATGCTTCGCGATCTCCCATTCCCAACCAGACTGGGGATGGGGCCTACCTCGAGCATGAGCATACGACCAGCTTACTGCAGGATGCCAGGCATCTTGGCTTTAAGGACTTCAAGACCCTGAAGGAGGTCATCGAGAGCAAACTTCCGGGGGGACAGCTGATAGATGACAAGACCATGTTAATGGAGCGCATCATCCAG CTGGTCAGCAGGCTTCCTCACAACTCAAAGCATCGCGAGGAGCTAACAAACGCCTTCCTTACGGAGCTGTGGGATTCGTTGCCTCACCCTCCTCTCTC ATATATGGGAAATGACTACGCCTATCGCTCTGCCGATGGTTCCAACAATAACCCAACGCTCCCGCGGCTCGGAGCTGCGAACACCCTATATGCTCGGACGATCCCCCCATTGATCATTCAGCCTGGTGGATTGCCTGACCCTGGCTTAGTTTTTGACACGCTCTTCGCTCGTCAGACCTTCAAGCCGCATCCAAACAAGGTGTCCAGTGTTTTCTTCTACTGGGCATCTCTCATTATCCACG ATATCTTCCAGACCGACTACAAAAACCCCAACATGAACAAGACCTCTGGTTACTTGGACCTCTCCATCTTGTATGGTGACGTtcaggaggagcagaaccTGATCCGGACGTTCAAGGACGGGAAGTTGAAGCCCGACAGCTTCTCCGAGCCCCGTCTTCAGGCGTTCCCGGCCACTTGCTGCGTCTTGATGGTTATGCTGAACAG ATTCCACAACTATGCCGTGGAGCAACTAGCGGCAATCAACGAAAATGGCCGCTTTACCAAGCCCGCGGATAATCTgtcggaagaagaggctAAGAAGGCCTGGGCGAAGTACGATgaggatctcttccagaCAGGTAGACT CATTACCTGCGGTCTTTACATCAACATCACTCTGTATGATTATCTGCGCACGATCGTGAATCTGAACAGAACCAATTCGACTTGGTGTCTT GATCCCCGGGCTCAAATGGAGGGAAGCCACACTGCGCCCTCTGGTTTGGGTAATCAATGCTCCGTCGAGTTCAACCTGGCATACCGCTGGCACTCGGCTACTAGCGCCACCGATGAGAAATGGACTGAAGACGTCTATGAGAGGCTGATGGGAAAGCCTGCCTCGGAAGTCTCGATGACAGAGCTTCTCATGGGTCTAGGCAAGTATCAGGCGGAACTACCCAAGGATCCATCCAAGCGCACGTTCGCCGATCTGGAACGTCAAGCCGATGGACGATTCAAGGATGAAGACCTCGTCAACCTTTTGGTCAACGCTGTTGAGGATGTTGCTG GCTCTTTCGGCGCACGTAATGTTCCAAAGGTTCTGAAGAACGTGGAAATCTTGGGCATCATTCAGAGCCGGAAGTGGAATGTGGGCTCACTCAATGAGTTCCGAAAGTTCTTCGGATTGAAGCCCTACGAGACTTTTGAAGAGATCAACTCGGACCCAGACGTCGCGGAGTCCCTTCGGAGTCTGTACGACCATCCTGACTTTGTGGAACTCTATCCCGGAATCGTGGCTGAGGAAGCAAAGCAGCCCATGGTCCCTGGTGTTGGCATTGCGCCCACCTATACTATTTCACGGGCCGTTCTGTCTGACGCAGTGGCTCTTGTTCGTGGTGATCGTTTCTACACA ATCGATTATAACCCGAGAAACCTCACCAACTGGGGTTATTCCGAGGTCAGATATGACCTCAGCATCAACCAGGGCTGTATTTTCTACAAGCTCGCCACCAGAGCGTTCCCCAACTGGTTCAAGCCTGACTCTATCTACGCTCACTACCCCATGACAATCCCCAGTGAGAACCGAAAGATCATGAAGGATCTGGGCAGGGAGATTCACTACTCCTGGGACCGCCCCCAGTACACTCCTCCTCGCGTCGACCTGGTGTCGTACTCCAATGCCAAGTTGGTCGCGGAGCAGCAGAACCAGTTCCGTGCTGCCTGGGGTGACACCGTCGAGTTTGTGTTCGGAAAGGCCAGCAAGGAGTTCAAGCTATATCAGGATAGTGCCTTTATCCAGAAGCACGCTGACGTTATGAGCAAGCTGCTGAACAAAGAGGAGTGGCACCGGAGTGTCAAAGAATTTTATGAGGATATCACCGCGAAACTTCTCGAAGACAAGACAAGGAGATTTGGTGGCATCAATCAAGTGGATATTACCAACGA TGTTGGCAATCTTACTCCGGTGATCTTTGCCGCAaatgtcttctccctcccTCTGAAAAGCAAGGAGAACCCCCGAGGCATCTACACGGAGCACGAGATGTTCAAAGTTTTAGCAGCCTTGTATAATTGCCTCTACTTCGACATTGACAAGACCAAGTCCTACCCTCTGCACCACGCGTCTCAGGCCGTTGGTGAGCCGCTGGGCAAAGCTCTCGAGGCCAATGTCAAGGCGCTTGGCGGTAGCAGTCTACTCTCTGGCATTTTTCGCAGCTTCCGCGAGAATAAGAATGCTCTCAAGGAGTACGGAGTGCACTTGACgaagcagcttctggaaaaTGGTCTGGGGGCTCACGAGATTGCATGGGCGCAGTTTTTGCCCACAGTCATTGCCATGGTCCCCGCTCAGGCCCAAGCA TTCACCCAGATCGTCGACTTTTACCTGTCGAAAGAAGGCAGCAAACATCTCCCAGCAATCCAACGCCTGGCCAAACAGGACACGAAGAAGTCGGACGAACAATTGCTGCATTACTGCTTGGAGGCTGTGCGTCTCAACGATATGTCTGGGTTGTACCGCCAGTCAGAAACTACCCTCGCCGTGACTGATGAGGCCGTCGAGGTCACCATTCAGCCTGGCGACAAGGTCTTTGTCAGCTTT GCGAAAGCAAACCGTGATGCCAGCGTCTTCCCTGACCCAGCGGAAGTGCGCCTGGATAGACCTATGAATTCCTACATCAACCCAACCCTAGGACCACACGGCTTCCTTAGCAAGGAAACCAGCCACATTGCATTGACCGCCATGCTGCGAGCTGTTGGGCGTCTGAACAACCTCCGCGTCGCTCCTGGTGTTCAAGGacagttgaagaagatcccTCAGCCCGGTGGCTATTCTGCGTACCTGAGGGAGGATCATGGCAGTTACTCTATCTTCCCGACAA CTTTCCGTGTCCAGTACGATGCCTAA